In Halorubellus sp. JP-L1, one DNA window encodes the following:
- a CDS encoding phosphotransferase family protein: MPSVSASLGIDDVRRVLERVDVVDDPHSLPSTAVTHVGDGVNDVFVVDPPDQGAARFVLKVGTLSSAANLRGGVAAARVLRAYTSLPVPHVLAFDPGDGEQPPAVATTYCDGTPLASGFDDVENFTDPAAVSLVGETVDALDAIPPEAAVGYGSVRAVESVDDDPQLVATHDDFDDWLVGYASKHFESPAPHPALERVAPDALEYLESNRDRLPSDPSPSVVLTDFSPGNLLAPDGRPPASVDDLSGLIDLERAKIGPATFAAVNLEYLLTNELDDPTPVQEALYDELSFGPDLPLRDLYWLVALSRPVSGLATWENPESPEFDRRARAVARSIDALVD, translated from the coding sequence ATGCCCTCCGTCTCCGCGTCGCTCGGTATCGACGACGTCCGTCGCGTCCTCGAGCGCGTCGACGTCGTCGACGATCCCCATTCGCTCCCGTCGACCGCGGTGACGCACGTCGGCGACGGCGTGAACGACGTGTTCGTCGTCGATCCACCGGACCAGGGAGCCGCGCGATTCGTTCTGAAGGTCGGGACGCTCTCGTCGGCCGCGAACCTCCGCGGGGGCGTCGCCGCCGCCCGCGTCCTCCGCGCGTATACGTCCCTCCCCGTCCCGCACGTCCTCGCATTCGACCCCGGCGACGGCGAGCAACCGCCGGCCGTCGCCACGACGTACTGCGACGGCACGCCGCTCGCTTCGGGATTCGACGACGTCGAGAACTTCACCGACCCCGCCGCCGTCTCGCTCGTCGGCGAAACCGTCGACGCGCTCGACGCGATTCCGCCCGAGGCCGCGGTCGGGTACGGGTCCGTTCGAGCCGTCGAATCGGTCGACGACGACCCGCAACTCGTCGCGACCCACGACGACTTCGACGACTGGCTCGTCGGCTACGCGTCCAAGCACTTCGAGTCGCCAGCGCCACACCCGGCCCTGGAGCGCGTCGCGCCCGACGCCCTCGAGTACCTCGAATCCAACCGCGATCGCCTCCCGTCCGACCCGTCGCCCTCGGTCGTCCTCACCGACTTCTCGCCCGGGAACCTCCTCGCGCCCGACGGGCGACCCCCCGCGTCCGTCGACGACCTCTCGGGCCTGATCGACCTCGAACGCGCCAAGATCGGGCCGGCGACGTTCGCCGCGGTGAACCTCGAGTACCTCCTCACGAACGAACTCGACGACCCAACGCCGGTCCAGGAAGCCCTCTACGACGAACTGTCGTTCGGACCAGACCTGCCGCTCCGTGACCTCTACTGGTTGGTCGCGCTCAGTCGACCCGTCAGCGGGCTCGCGACGTGGGAAAACCCCGAGAGCCCCGAGTTCGACCGACGCGCCCGCGCCGTCGCACGCTCCATCGACGCACTCGTCGACTGA
- a CDS encoding HAD-IIA family hydrolase encodes MPNFDGVVFDVDGTILRGTTPIPGAAETVRAVRESGARVAFVTNNPTRTPASYVEKLADAGVPAAAEEVVTSGSATAAFLASEHAGDAAFVVGERGLHEQVADAGLRVVSEPPAADGVVASIDREFTYDRLAGALRAFERGVDWFVGTDPDRTIPTDEGLVPGSGAVVESVAAVAERRPDAVLGKPHPFTRDLVFDRLGCDPADALVVGDRLDTDVAFGERAGATTVLVETGVATRADAAASDVTPDHVFAAVTGVRDLL; translated from the coding sequence ATGCCGAACTTCGATGGGGTCGTGTTCGACGTAGACGGGACGATCCTGCGCGGGACGACGCCGATCCCGGGTGCGGCGGAAACGGTGCGGGCGGTCCGGGAGTCGGGCGCGCGGGTGGCGTTCGTGACGAACAACCCGACGCGGACGCCGGCGTCGTACGTGGAGAAGCTCGCCGACGCTGGCGTTCCCGCGGCCGCCGAGGAGGTGGTGACGTCGGGGTCGGCGACGGCTGCGTTCCTAGCGAGCGAGCACGCCGGGGATGCGGCGTTCGTCGTCGGCGAGCGCGGTCTGCACGAGCAGGTCGCCGACGCGGGCCTGCGCGTGGTCTCGGAGCCGCCGGCGGCGGACGGCGTGGTCGCGTCGATCGACCGCGAGTTCACGTACGACCGACTCGCGGGCGCGCTCCGGGCGTTCGAGAGGGGCGTGGACTGGTTCGTCGGCACGGACCCGGACAGGACGATTCCGACGGACGAGGGCCTCGTCCCCGGGTCTGGTGCGGTCGTCGAGTCCGTCGCCGCGGTCGCCGAGCGCCGCCCGGACGCGGTCCTCGGGAAGCCCCATCCGTTCACTCGCGACCTCGTCTTCGACCGGCTCGGCTGCGATCCCGCGGACGCGCTCGTCGTCGGCGACCGCCTGGACACCGACGTCGCGTTCGGCGAACGGGCCGGCGCGACGACCGTCCTCGTCGAGACCGGCGTCGCCACGCGGGCGGACGCGGCGGCGAGCGACGTGACGCCCGACCACGTGTTCGCTGCGGTCACCGGCGTCCGCGACCTGCTCTGA
- a CDS encoding class I SAM-dependent methyltransferase encodes MHFEDDRPQPSVRSPDCGDPGDSSESSDPATGEWGTREDDALLARLRVDAADGAVLDAGCGNGRPVLDGLAPDRPVVGVDAATGQVARAARVAPGRVVQGNMTALPLASDAVAAVTAFRSVIHVPTSEHETVYEEFARVLQPGGVCYVTVGTETRAEPSDAWLDGGEPMEWTVLGPDESTRLLEATGFDVYDAVGLRDSVDASRDRANGRLVDADHPDAETVVLLARLPG; translated from the coding sequence GTGCACTTCGAGGACGACCGTCCGCAGCCGTCGGTCCGCAGCCCCGACTGCGGCGACCCCGGCGACTCCAGCGAATCCTCGGATCCCGCCACCGGCGAATGGGGAACGCGCGAGGACGACGCCCTCCTGGCGCGACTGCGCGTGGACGCCGCGGACGGCGCAGTGCTGGACGCGGGCTGCGGGAACGGGCGGCCAGTCCTCGACGGCCTCGCTCCCGACCGGCCCGTCGTCGGCGTCGACGCCGCCACCGGCCAGGTCGCCAGAGCGGCCCGCGTTGCGCCCGGTCGCGTCGTCCAGGGAAACATGACCGCGCTCCCGCTCGCCAGCGACGCCGTCGCGGCCGTCACCGCGTTTCGCTCCGTCATCCACGTCCCGACCAGCGAGCACGAAACGGTCTACGAGGAGTTCGCTCGCGTCCTCCAGCCCGGCGGCGTCTGCTACGTCACCGTCGGCACGGAGACGCGGGCCGAGCCGAGCGACGCGTGGCTGGACGGCGGCGAACCCATGGAGTGGACCGTCCTCGGCCCCGACGAGAGCACGCGCCTGCTCGAAGCCACCGGGTTCGACGTCTACGACGCCGTCGGACTCCGCGACTCGGTCGACGCCAGCCGCGACCGCGCGAACGGTCGGCTCGTCGACGCCGACCATCCCGACGCGGAGACGGTCGTGCTGCTCGCGCGGCTCCCGGGATGA